One Helicobacter cetorum MIT 00-7128 DNA window includes the following coding sequences:
- a CDS encoding PD-(D/E)XK nuclease family protein, with protein sequence MSDYQPFFNKVKHALKELEIKRARGLHDYNVFSVLMSESDEVRHSKILHSFLDTMGEHYQKDLFLKAFLKVCHLESFGFNSIDTKIVEKEVTTNGSRRMDLFLSDGFKHIILENKIYAGDCDNQISDYILGVVKDYQVNDAQDICVLYLTKEERLPSQNSLGDFKLDESNTKLFYKGDKLKLENLEQGILFKELIEQKMSADDKIKWVVSSSCAAQDFNKKIVNCLEIKLNNEKMRFLLETGNFFDVYFGIVGCETLKGKHEQIKKI encoded by the coding sequence ATGAGCGATTACCAACCATTTTTTAATAAAGTCAAACATGCTTTAAAAGAGCTTGAGATAAAAAGAGCTAGGGGATTGCATGATTACAATGTGTTTAGCGTGCTGATGAGTGAGAGCGATGAAGTGAGGCATTCTAAAATCTTACATTCATTCTTAGACACTATGGGGGAACACTATCAAAAAGACTTGTTTTTAAAGGCGTTTTTAAAGGTGTGTCATTTAGAGAGTTTTGGTTTTAATAGCATAGATACTAAAATTGTTGAAAAAGAAGTTACTACAAATGGTAGTAGGCGAATGGATTTATTTTTAAGCGATGGGTTTAAGCATATTATTTTAGAAAATAAGATATACGCAGGCGATTGTGATAATCAAATTTCTGATTATATTCTAGGCGTAGTTAAGGACTATCAAGTTAATGATGCACAAGATATTTGTGTTTTGTATTTAACAAAAGAAGAACGCTTGCCTAGTCAAAACAGCTTAGGCGATTTCAAGTTAGATGAGAGCAACACAAAGCTATTTTACAAAGGCGATAAGCTTAAATTAGAAAATTTAGAGCAAGGCATACTCTTTAAAGAGCTAATAGAGCAAAAAATGAGTGCTGATGACAAAATAAAATGGGTTGTGAGCAGTAGTTGTGCAGCACAAGATTTTAATAAAAAAATTGTAAATTGTTTGGAAATTAAACTAAATAATGAAAAAATGCGATTTTTACTTGAAACAGGAAACTTTTTTGATGTATATTTTGGAATTGTTGGGTGTGAAACGCTCAAAGGTAAGCATGAGCAAATAAAAAAGATTTAA
- the queF gene encoding preQ(1) synthase, translating to MQENNELNLKSLGTKTPYIFEYNKDLLEAFPNPNPNLEPLITLECKEFTSLCPITAQPDFGTIYIRYIPKDKMVESKSLKLYLFSYRNCGNFHESCINTILLDLVELLEPKYLEVYGDFVSRGGIAIKPFVNYALKEYQDFKEKRLLNTK from the coding sequence ATGCAAGAAAATAATGAACTCAATCTCAAATCTTTAGGCACTAAAACGCCCTATATTTTTGAATACAACAAGGATTTGTTAGAAGCCTTTCCTAACCCAAACCCTAATTTAGAACCCTTGATTACTTTAGAATGCAAGGAATTTACAAGCCTTTGTCCTATCACTGCACAACCAGATTTTGGCACGATATACATCCGCTACATTCCTAAGGATAAAATGGTAGAGAGCAAGTCTCTAAAACTCTATTTATTCAGTTATAGAAATTGTGGGAATTTTCATGAGAGTTGTATCAATACGATTTTGCTTGACTTGGTAGAATTGTTAGAGCCAAAGTATTTGGAAGTGTATGGGGATTTTGTCTCTCGTGGGGGGATTGCGATTAAACCTTTTGTAAATTACGCTCTCAAAGAGTATCAAGACTTTAAAGAAAAACGCCTTTTGAATACAAAATGA